The sequence TAACTGAAGGAGACTTTGTCCATCCAGAGCATCAGGCTATGTTCCAGCGTTACTGCGCTGGCAGAACGGCCGACGCTGTCGATCAGGCTCATCTCACCGAGCAGGTCGCCTGCTCCCAGGATCGAGATGATCACGTCCCGCTCACCCTGCTCAATGTGGATTTTTACAGTGCCATACAAAATGATGTAGACCGCTTCCCCCGGCTGTTCGATGGTCAGTATGTTGCGCCCTGCTTCAAACACACGGCGATGCGCACGCTGGGCAACCCAGTCCAGTTGTGTTGGCGTCAACCCCGCGAACAGTGCGATGTCCGCGAGCAGGTTGCGAGTGCTGTCTTTTTGGACCTCAGTCATTGTGCGCATATTTTACCTCTATCCCCTGAGCTACGGGCGCCATGCCTTCCAACGCGGCGCACTATGCCCGATCGGCCGGTGGCCGTCAACAGAGGTCTCCTCTGGTCCGCCACATCGGGGTCCGGACCTGGCGGGGCTATTGCGCCCAGATCCGCAGCGTGCCTACCGGCGACCGACGGACGTTGCCGGCGCGATCCCTGGCGGTGAAGATGTACTCCCAGCATCTCGGCTGCGTCTGCGGAGCCAGCCGGAGCACGTACTCTCCTCCAAGGGCATCGTAGGTCATCGCGCGCGGAGCGCCGAAGACGTACTGGCCCGTCGCCCGCAGGCGGACGGAAACATCCCGGACACCCGAAACCCCGTCCAGCGCCCGTGCGCGAAGGGCCGGGGCCTTGCCGATCGCGAAACCTGCAATGGTCCGATTCTCCAGCACGGGCGCCCTGAGATCGGCGGTGATGCCGTCGGAGTGACCCTCGAAGGGCGGCAGTCCCGCGGCAATGGCGCGCACCGTGAAGTAGTACTTCTTGCCGTGTGCCAGCGCGAGGCCTCCCCTGGTCGTCGAGAGGCGCAGTCCCACGGATCTCCAGGGCGTGACGTCCGCAAGACCGGGCGCGCTGCCGATGGCGTAGGCGAACCGATCGGCTTCGACGCCGCTGCGCTGGAAGTACCACGAAGCCTCCAGCGTATCGGCGCTCTTCGTGAAGGCGCCGCCGTCATTCACCACCGGGAGGGGCGCCGGCGGCGAGCCGCTGGGATTCGCGCTGGTTCGAGCGGCGCTGCGCCGCCACTGCGGCCATTCCGGCGGCGACGTGAAGGGCCGGTGGTTGGTGAACGCCAGAGCCGCCCCCGGCCACCGGCTGAGGAAGCTGACGAAGTCGGTGCTGCCGTCGCCGTCGATGTCACCCACGGCGGGCTGGGAATAGACGCCGCGGCTCTCGCCAGCGGGGAAGCCGGCGACCGGCGCGGCGTCCTTGCTCAGCACGGTGATCCGGCTGCTGACGCAGGATCCCGCGATGCTCTCGAAGCAGGTGCTCAGGACGATCTCCTGCACGCCGTCGCCGTCCACGTCGGCGATGGACGGCGCTCCAAGGGGAAACTCCGTCCCCAGCGGCAAAGTCCAGCGCACGGCGCCGGAGGCTTCGATTACGCGGACCATGCCGGCGGTCACCTCGTTCAGGATGACCTCCGTCCTGCCGTCGCCCTCGAGGTCCGCCGCCGCGAGCGGTCCCTCGCTGCCGATCGCGGGCCATCCCGGGACTTCGCCGCCATCGAGCTTGTAGGCGTGGGTTCTCGAGCCGGACAGCCGTTTCTCGCCGACGAGTATCTCGAGGCCGCGGCCGCCGTCGAGATTGGCCAGGACGGGATCACCGAGGCTGCCTTGCGCGAGTCGAGGCCATCCCGCGACCGCCTTTCCGTCAAAACGCAGGACCCACAGGGGGCTGGGACGCGGCTCCGGGTGGGCGCCCGGCGTCTCCCTGGAGGCGGTTACCACGATTTCGGGGCGCCACGCGCCATCCAGGCGCCCCACCGCCAGCCCCATGTCGACGATGAACCCGCCGTCGGAAGACCCCGGGGCCGACAGCTCGACGGGCCAACCAGGGAGCGCCGTGCCATCCCCGCGGAAGACCCCGACCCACGGGGGATAATCCGCACCGCACGCGACGACGTCCTTGACACCGTCTCCATCGACGTCGGCAAGCGCGAGTTCGTCGGGGTACATCGCCAGGCCCAGCGCCGACTTGGGGAAGACTGGCCAGCCCGCCACCGGCAGGCCGCTCTCCTGGTGAAACGCCTTGATGGACGCTTGACCCGGCCAACGAGAAGGCTCTCTGACCAGGACAACGATTTCCAGGTCCGAATCCCCGTCGATGTCCCCCGCCGCCATCCGTACCACGTCGGCGAAGGGGTCTTCGGAGACCGCCAGGGGCCAGGGGGCGTGCGCGGATCCATCGCCCCTGAAGACGTTCAGCCCCATATCGCCGGCGAGCAGGACCTCCTGCGCCCCGTCGCGGTCAAGGTCCGCGAGCAGCGCGTCGGCATCGGCGCCCGCCGGGGAGGGGAACGTCAGCGACACCGGCCAGCCCGGCTTCGAGGGCAGCGGGAGGCGGAATTCGAAGGTGTTCCTGAAGACCTCCCCGTCGGCGGCGATCTCGAGTTCGAAGCGGCAGCGCTCTCCCAGCGCGGCCCCGGGGCTCACGGAAACGACGAAGGGATCCGCGGCGTTGTCCTTCATCTCCCCGGGTCGCAGTGCGCCGAAGACGGCGTCGGCATCCTGCACCGTCACGACCGGATCGAGGGAGGCGAGCCGGACCCGGACATCGCCTGCGGCGGCCCAGACGTTCTTGAGCGTGAAGACCAGGGCCAGCGTCTCGCCGGCCTCCGGCTGACCGTTCACGCTGTTGCCCGGCCGGTCGTCGTCGACGAGGCAGTCGAGGTACTTCACGAAGGGACGCGGTGAGGCCGTCAGGGCCGCGTAGGCGTTGACCCTCCCGGACCCCATGACATCCGACGCCACCGGGTCGGCGGAGCCGATGATCTGCCCCGCGATGAGGTCGTTCGACCAGTCCGGGTGAAGCGCCGCGAGCAGCGCGGCGACGCCCGAGACGTGGGGAGCGGCCATGGAGGTCCCCTGCGCGCGGTAGTAGGTTCCCCCCACGGCGAAGAGGCCCGGCCCGAACTTCTGGTACAAGTCGGTGCCCTCCGCCCGCAGCGAGAGGATGTTCACGTACCCGTAGTTGGCGCTCAGGTCACGGGCCCCGCCTCCGGGGGCCGACACCGCGATCCTGGCGCCGAAATTCGAGAAGGCCAGGGAGACGTCGTTCCGGTCGGTGGCGCCGACGGCGATCGCCGCGGGATGATTGTTCGGGGAGTAGGCCGCGACGTCCGCGCTGTCGTTGCCCGCGGCGAAGACCACGACGCAACCCAGGGCGTGGGCATACGCCACGGTCTCCTCCAGCAACGGATTCGACGGCCGGGCCCCGGTCGGCCCCCAGGAATTGTTCAGGACGTCCGCCCCGTGATCGGCGGCGTACTTGATGGCCGCTGCGCAGACGGCATCGGTGGCGTTGTCGAAGATCTTGAGCGGCATGATCTTCGCGAGCGGGGCCACGCCGATGACGCCCACGCCGTTGTTCCCCGCCGCCGCGATCGTCCCGGCCACGTGGGTCCCGTGGCCGTTGACATCCTTGGGGTCCGCGTCGCCGTCGCTGAAGTCGTAGCCGATGACGGCGCCCGTGCCGTCGCGCAGCACGTTGTCCCGGATGTCGGGGTGGTTGTAGTCGATGCCCGTGTCGAGCACGGCGACCACGGCGCCAGCCCCCCGGGTCAGGTCCCAGGCGGGCTCCGGATCGAGCTTCTTGACGCCCCAGAGATCGTCGTACGGCTGCCCCCAGCTGCCCGCCGAGGCATAGTAGGGATCGTCAGGGGAGAATGTGGGCCTGTTGAGATGGTTCGGCTGCGCGTAGCGGACCTGCGGGTCGCGGGCATAGGCGGCACAGGCGGCCGGGACGTCCACGCCGGCGTCCTCGAACACGACGCGATAGACCCCGGCCAGCGAGGGAACCGCTGCCGCTGCGGGGGCGCGGTCGAGCCGCCGGGGAAATTCCTTGCCGAGGCGGTCCAGCCGCGCCTCGCGGGCAACCTGGGCTTCATGGAGCGCGGCCCGGGCCGCTTCGACGGTGACCGGCCCCTGGGGAAGACCGTCTCCCGCGTCCTCTTCGAGGAGCCTCTCGAATCGCCGGACCTTGAACCGGGCGTTGAGACCGTCCAGGTAGGGGTCCCCGGTCAGACTCTGGAAAGACTGCCCTGTCGCCTCCAGGCGAGCCGCCGTCGCCGACAGCAGAGAATCGTCCCGAAAGCGCACGATCATCTCGCCGGGACGATGGTCCTGAAGCGCTTCGCGACCGGCGACGGGGGGGACGGAACCGTCCTCCGAACGCGAGCGCGCCCTTCCCGGGACCGGCGTCAGCTGGAGAACGCACAAGCCCACGCATGCCACGAAAACAGACAGCCGACGAATGTTCCCCCATCGGCACATGACTCTTCTCCCGGGGCAGGCTCCGCTCTCGTGGCCAGTATACGCCAAGGCAATTCGCCAGCTCAATCGCCGCCCCAGCCTCGGCACGGCCGCAGCGGGAGGGCGTCGTGCCGGACAAGGTTCTGCAGGTTGGAGGAGGCCGATCGCTTTCCCCCGCCCGCGCGCCGCCGCAGTTGCGCGCCGCCCGCCGAGGCATTACATATTAGGGGTCGCACCACAGGACGGCCATCACCCAAGGGAGGCGCACCATGACGTACGCGGCGAAGGACTACGCGAAGCTCCTCGGCACGCCGGGCTTCTCCGAGACGCTCCTCAAGAACCACTTCACCCTCTACCAGGGCTACGTCGCCAACACGAACAAGCTCCTCGACACCTTCGCGGCGATGCTCAAGGACGGCAAGGTCGCGGCGCCCCCCTCCCCCGAGTACGCGGAGCTCAGGCGGCGGCTCGGCTGGGAGTTCAACGGCATGCGCCTGCACGAGCTGTACTTCGAGAACCTCGGGGGCGGCAAGCCCCTGTCGGCCTTCCCGGCGCTCGAGAAGGCGCTCGCAGCCTCCTTCGGCAGCGCCGGCGACTGGGAGAAGGACTTCCGCGCCTGCGGCACGATGCGCGGCATCGGCTGGGTCGGCCTCTACAAGGACGGGGACCGGCTGATCAACTTCTGGATCAACGAGCACGACGTCGCCAACCCGGCCGGCTGCAAGCCGCTGCTGATCATGGACGTCTTCGAGCACGCCTTCATGCTCGACTACGGCCTCAAGCGCGCCGATTACGTCGAGGCGTTCATGAAGGCCGTCAACTGGGAGGCCGTCGCCGCCAGAATGTAACCAATCGCCCGGGTCAGTCGGGAACGGTCTTTTCCGCCCCTGCGGCGTGGCGGATCGGGCTGCTTGTGCGGCGGGCACCAGCCCGCCTCCGCGCGCCCTTCCCCGCTGCCTTGCAGGAACGAAAAATCCCGCACTCGACTGACTCGGGCAGCGTGGGCACGTGCCGCCAATGCAACGAAGAGTTCGCGGTCATCGCGCCGGCGGTTCCGGTCGTGCGGACTTCTTGTTCCGCCGTCACGGGGAGTGTTAAGATTTCCGGGCCGCCGGCTGCGGTGAGGGGACGTCCCGATGAAGACGCAGATCGAGAAGATCAAGATCCTCTTCGAGACGCTGCCCTACATCCGCAAGTTCGCCGGCACGACCGTGGTCATCAAGTTCGGCGGCCACGCCATGGTCAGCCCCGAGCTCAAGGGCCTGTTCGCCGAGGACATCGTGTTCCTCAAGTACCTCGGCATCAACCCCGTCGTGGTCCACGGGGGCGGCCCGCAGATCGGCGCGATGATGGAGCGCCTCGGCATCAAGCCGACGTTCGTCGACGGGCACCGCGTCACCGACGAGGAGACGATGGACATCGTCGAGATGGTCCTCGCCGGCAAGATCAACAAGGACATCGTCGCCTCCATCCAGCGCGCCGGCGGCAAGGCGGTCGGCCTCTCCGGCAAGGACGGCTTCCTCCTCCAGGCGCGCCGCAAGAAGCTCAAGGTGACGCGCAGCGGCACGGCGGAACCGGAGCTGGTCGACATCGGCCTCGTGGGGGAGGTCACCGCCGTCGACCCCGACGTGGTGCGCGCGCTCGAGGAGTGGGACTTCATCCCGGTGATCTCCCCGATCGGCGTCGACGCCGAGGGGCACACCTACAACCTCAACGCCGACACGGCGGCGGCGGCCGTGGCGGCGGCGCTCAAGGCGCAGAAGCTGGTCTACCTCACCGACGCCGCCGGCGTGCTCGACAAGAACGGGGAGCTGCTGCCGACGCTGGATCGCGCCGCGATCGCGAAGCTCGTCAAGCGGGGCGTGATCAC is a genomic window of bacterium containing:
- a CDS encoding cyclic nucleotide-binding domain-containing protein — translated: MTEVQKDSTRNLLADIALFAGLTPTQLDWVAQRAHRRVFEAGRNILTIEQPGEAVYIILYGTVKIHIEQGERDVIISILGAGDLLGEMSLIDSVGRSASAVTLEHSLMLWMDKVSFS
- a CDS encoding S8 family serine peptidase, whose amino-acid sequence is MRFRDDSLLSATAARLEATGQSFQSLTGDPYLDGLNARFKVRRFERLLEEDAGDGLPQGPVTVEAARAALHEAQVAREARLDRLGKEFPRRLDRAPAAAAVPSLAGVYRVVFEDAGVDVPAACAAYARDPQVRYAQPNHLNRPTFSPDDPYYASAGSWGQPYDDLWGVKKLDPEPAWDLTRGAGAVVAVLDTGIDYNHPDIRDNVLRDGTGAVIGYDFSDGDADPKDVNGHGTHVAGTIAAAGNNGVGVIGVAPLAKIMPLKIFDNATDAVCAAAIKYAADHGADVLNNSWGPTGARPSNPLLEETVAYAHALGCVVVFAAGNDSADVAAYSPNNHPAAIAVGATDRNDVSLAFSNFGARIAVSAPGGGARDLSANYGYVNILSLRAEGTDLYQKFGPGLFAVGGTYYRAQGTSMAAPHVSGVAALLAALHPDWSNDLIAGQIIGSADPVASDVMGSGRVNAYAALTASPRPFVKYLDCLVDDDRPGNSVNGQPEAGETLALVFTLKNVWAAAGDVRVRLASLDPVVTVQDADAVFGALRPGEMKDNAADPFVVSVSPGAALGERCRFELEIAADGEVFRNTFEFRLPLPSKPGWPVSLTFPSPAGADADALLADLDRDGAQEVLLAGDMGLNVFRGDGSAHAPWPLAVSEDPFADVVRMAAGDIDGDSDLEIVVLVREPSRWPGQASIKAFHQESGLPVAGWPVFPKSALGLAMYPDELALADVDGDGVKDVVACGADYPPWVGVFRGDGTALPGWPVELSAPGSSDGGFIVDMGLAVGRLDGAWRPEIVVTASRETPGAHPEPRPSPLWVLRFDGKAVAGWPRLAQGSLGDPVLANLDGGRGLEILVGEKRLSGSRTHAYKLDGGEVPGWPAIGSEGPLAAADLEGDGRTEVILNEVTAGMVRVIEASGAVRWTLPLGTEFPLGAPSIADVDGDGVQEIVLSTCFESIAGSCVSSRITVLSKDAAPVAGFPAGESRGVYSQPAVGDIDGDGSTDFVSFLSRWPGAALAFTNHRPFTSPPEWPQWRRSAARTSANPSGSPPAPLPVVNDGGAFTKSADTLEASWYFQRSGVEADRFAYAIGSAPGLADVTPWRSVGLRLSTTRGGLALAHGKKYYFTVRAIAAGLPPFEGHSDGITADLRAPVLENRTIAGFAIGKAPALRARALDGVSGVRDVSVRLRATGQYVFGAPRAMTYDALGGEYVLRLAPQTQPRCWEYIFTARDRAGNVRRSPVGTLRIWAQ
- a CDS encoding Fe-Mn family superoxide dismutase, with the protein product MTYAAKDYAKLLGTPGFSETLLKNHFTLYQGYVANTNKLLDTFAAMLKDGKVAAPPSPEYAELRRRLGWEFNGMRLHELYFENLGGGKPLSAFPALEKALAASFGSAGDWEKDFRACGTMRGIGWVGLYKDGDRLINFWINEHDVANPAGCKPLLIMDVFEHAFMLDYGLKRADYVEAFMKAVNWEAVAARM
- the argB gene encoding acetylglutamate kinase codes for the protein MKTQIEKIKILFETLPYIRKFAGTTVVIKFGGHAMVSPELKGLFAEDIVFLKYLGINPVVVHGGGPQIGAMMERLGIKPTFVDGHRVTDEETMDIVEMVLAGKINKDIVASIQRAGGKAVGLSGKDGFLLQARRKKLKVTRSGTAEPELVDIGLVGEVTAVDPDVVRALEEWDFIPVISPIGVDAEGHTYNLNADTAAAAVAAALKAQKLVYLTDAAGVLDKNGELLPTLDRAAIAKLVKRGVITGGMIPKVNYCLQALEGGVSQTHVIDGRLEHAILLELFTERGIGTEILEA